A single region of the Bdellovibrio sp. GT3 genome encodes:
- a CDS encoding AMP-binding protein, whose amino-acid sequence MEKIWIKNYPAGIGPEINPNEYQSLIEIYDEAIRKFPSNKAFTNMGVSLTFTELDQQVNKFASFLQNELKLKKGDRIAIQMPNVLQFPVAAFAALRVGLTIVNTNPLYTAKEMQHQFKDSGAKAIVILANFANHLQEIIKDTQIESVVITELADLFPTPKRILVNSVVKYIKKMVPAYNIPQAYTFRQALELGAMRPHQNVASSHDDLAFLQYTGGTTGVAKGAMLTHKNVISNMMQIRAWMSPKLEEGKEIVIAALPLYHIFALTVNCLAFLKMGAENILITNPKDIPGFVKELKKRPFTALTGVNTLFNALMNNPEFSTIDFKSVKISVAGAMTLQKTVTEKWMGITKSSIVEGYGLTEASPVVSCNPIDGTDRVGTIGLPMPSTDVKLVDEDGKEVAMGEAGELVCRGPQVMKGYWNRDDETAAVLSADGWLKTGDIATVDNDGFFKIVDRKKDMILVSGFNVYPNEVEEVIASHPGVLEVAAIGVPDEHSGEIVKVVIVKKDPNLTPEEVIAHARKSLTGYKAPKLVEFRTELPKTNVGKILRRALRDSK is encoded by the coding sequence ATGGAAAAGATTTGGATCAAGAATTACCCTGCCGGTATTGGACCTGAGATCAATCCAAACGAATATCAATCACTCATCGAGATCTACGACGAGGCCATTCGCAAGTTTCCTTCAAATAAAGCCTTCACCAACATGGGTGTCAGCCTCACTTTCACTGAACTGGACCAACAGGTGAACAAGTTCGCCTCTTTCCTGCAAAATGAATTGAAACTAAAAAAAGGCGACCGCATCGCCATCCAGATGCCCAACGTTCTACAATTCCCAGTGGCCGCTTTTGCAGCTTTGCGAGTCGGTTTGACAATCGTCAACACCAACCCCCTTTACACTGCCAAAGAGATGCAACATCAGTTCAAGGATTCCGGTGCCAAAGCGATCGTGATTCTGGCGAACTTTGCAAATCATCTTCAGGAAATCATCAAAGACACACAAATTGAAAGCGTTGTGATCACAGAGCTTGCGGATTTGTTCCCAACTCCGAAAAGAATTCTGGTGAATTCGGTTGTTAAATACATCAAAAAGATGGTTCCGGCTTACAACATTCCGCAGGCCTACACCTTCCGTCAGGCTTTGGAACTGGGAGCGATGCGCCCGCACCAAAACGTGGCTTCCTCTCACGACGACCTGGCATTCCTGCAATACACAGGCGGCACAACCGGCGTTGCCAAAGGCGCCATGCTGACACATAAAAATGTCATCTCCAACATGATGCAAATTCGTGCCTGGATGAGCCCTAAACTTGAGGAAGGCAAAGAGATCGTTATCGCCGCCCTTCCGCTGTATCACATCTTCGCTTTGACCGTGAACTGCCTGGCATTCCTGAAAATGGGTGCGGAAAACATCCTGATCACAAACCCTAAGGACATTCCGGGCTTCGTGAAGGAATTGAAAAAACGTCCATTCACAGCTCTGACAGGCGTGAACACTCTTTTCAACGCTCTGATGAACAATCCGGAGTTTTCAACCATCGACTTTAAGTCTGTGAAAATCAGCGTGGCCGGTGCGATGACTCTGCAAAAAACTGTCACTGAAAAATGGATGGGCATCACCAAGTCCTCGATCGTTGAAGGTTACGGTTTAACCGAAGCTTCCCCTGTTGTTTCGTGCAACCCGATTGATGGCACAGACCGCGTAGGCACCATTGGTCTGCCGATGCCAAGCACAGATGTAAAACTTGTTGATGAAGACGGCAAAGAAGTCGCTATGGGCGAAGCGGGCGAACTTGTCTGCCGCGGTCCTCAGGTGATGAAAGGTTATTGGAATCGCGACGATGAAACAGCGGCGGTACTTAGTGCTGATGGCTGGTTGAAAACCGGCGATATCGCGACGGTTGATAACGACGGTTTCTTTAAAATCGTGGATCGCAAAAAAGACATGATCCTGGTTTCCGGATTCAACGTTTATCCGAATGAAGTTGAGGAAGTGATTGCTTCTCACCCAGGTGTTCTGGAAGTGGCGGCCATCGGTGTTCCTGATGAACACTCTGGTGAAATTGTAAAAGTGGTGATCGTTAAAAAAGATCCAAACTTGACGCCGGAAGAAGTGATCGCTCACGCAAGAAAGAGCCTGACTGGTTACAAAGCTCCGAAGCTGGTGGAGTTCAGAACTGAACTTCCAAAAACCAACGTTGGAAAAATTCTTCGTCGCGCCCTTCGCGATTCAAAATAG
- a CDS encoding peroxiredoxin, which translates to MAAKVEIGKKVPAFKIPSSSGETFALSSMKGKKIVLYFYPKDSTPGCTTESIEFNELLPKFKKENTEVIGVSRDSLKSHDKFICKYDFKFQLLADEEEELCKIFDVIKEKNMYGKKVMGIERSTFVIDEEGKLAGEFRKIKAEGHAAEMLKFVKSL; encoded by the coding sequence GTGGCCGCTAAAGTTGAAATCGGAAAAAAGGTCCCTGCATTTAAAATTCCATCCTCCAGCGGGGAGACGTTTGCGTTGTCATCGATGAAGGGTAAAAAAATTGTTCTTTATTTTTACCCAAAGGACAGCACTCCAGGTTGCACGACAGAATCCATCGAGTTCAATGAACTGTTGCCAAAGTTTAAAAAGGAAAACACCGAAGTCATCGGCGTTTCCCGTGACAGTTTGAAATCCCACGACAAGTTCATCTGCAAGTACGACTTTAAGTTTCAGCTTTTGGCTGACGAAGAGGAAGAGCTGTGCAAAATCTTTGATGTGATCAAAGAAAAGAACATGTACGGCAAAAAAGTCATGGGTATCGAACGCTCCACCTTCGTGATCGACGAAGAGGGGAAGCTAGCAGGGGAGTTCCGCAAAATCAAAGCGGAAGGTCACGCTGCTGAAATGTTGAAATTTGTTAAATCTCTTTAA
- a CDS encoding DUF4288 domain-containing protein, translated as MKNKRWFAVKTLYVTRAIGKTKAKATFAELLEERVVLFQAANANAAVKAAEKDAKEYSQYTYQNFEGQAVRTEYLNACDVFELYETLESGVELFASTEVLTKKTGKNDLIARRLGKLETNASIKMRKRFMSKELSAYL; from the coding sequence ATGAAAAACAAAAGATGGTTCGCTGTTAAGACTCTTTACGTAACTCGCGCTATTGGCAAAACCAAAGCCAAAGCGACATTTGCAGAGTTGCTTGAAGAGCGTGTAGTTCTTTTCCAGGCAGCCAATGCCAATGCAGCTGTTAAAGCCGCTGAAAAAGACGCTAAAGAATACTCTCAATACACTTACCAAAATTTCGAAGGTCAGGCTGTTCGCACTGAATACCTAAATGCCTGTGACGTTTTCGAATTGTACGAAACTTTGGAGAGTGGTGTTGAGCTGTTCGCTTCCACTGAAGTTCTGACTAAAAAGACTGGCAAAAACGATTTGATCGCGCGCCGTCTGGGTAAACTTGAAACCAACGCATCCATCAAAATGCGCAAACGTTTCATGTCCAAAGAACTAAGCGCCTACCTTTAA
- the htpG gene encoding molecular chaperone HtpG, whose product MAKQVQAFNAEIKQLLDIVIHSLYSHKEIFIRELVSNASDAIDKLKFQSLTHQSLLPANWSPEIRLEGNKEQATLKIIDNGIGMDQEEVVQFIGTIARSGAKAFMQMNEEMRNKPELIGQFGVGFYSAFMVADKVTLHTQKAGTNEGVVWESTGDGTYSIDSVPRPGGTGTTITLHLKKFAEEEEVQDFTDAWVLKSLVKKYSDFVAHPIKMKNDKGEDETLNSQKAIWLKSPSEVTKEEHKEFYQHLSHDFNEPLKTIHYRAEGTMEFNALMYIPGKRPWNFNNREMEYGLSLYIKRVFIMADCKELLPQYLRFIKGLVDSSDLSLNVSREILQQDRQVTAIRKNVTTKILGGLKDLLNKERTEYENFWTEFGSTFKEGLPVDPTNKDKIQELCLFHSTASDKMTTLDEYVARMKPEQKDIYFITGDSLGQVSNSPYLEKLKEKGMEVLLMVDPVDEWVVNAISTFKDKKLQSITAEGLNLDTEEEKKQKEEELKSAAETLKPVMETMKKTLENHVKDVVLSERLTNTPVCLVSSAHDPSAHMQKLMAQMGQEYNQPVKRVMEINAKHPLFTKMLKASPDQQAKWSEILYAQALLNEGSSIPDPVKFSQQVAELMISAVH is encoded by the coding sequence ATGGCAAAACAAGTTCAAGCCTTTAATGCAGAAATTAAGCAACTTTTGGATATCGTGATTCACTCACTTTATTCCCACAAAGAAATCTTCATTCGTGAGCTGGTTTCAAATGCTTCGGATGCAATTGATAAATTGAAATTCCAATCCCTGACTCATCAAAGCTTGCTGCCAGCAAACTGGTCTCCAGAAATCCGTCTGGAAGGCAACAAAGAGCAAGCCACTTTGAAAATCATCGACAACGGTATCGGTATGGACCAGGAGGAAGTGGTTCAGTTTATCGGAACTATTGCCCGCTCGGGTGCCAAAGCCTTCATGCAAATGAATGAGGAAATGCGCAACAAGCCAGAGTTGATCGGTCAGTTCGGTGTGGGTTTCTATTCCGCTTTCATGGTGGCTGACAAAGTCACTTTGCACACCCAAAAAGCCGGCACCAACGAAGGTGTGGTTTGGGAATCCACTGGTGATGGCACTTACTCCATCGATTCGGTTCCGCGCCCAGGTGGCACGGGCACGACGATCACTTTGCACTTGAAGAAGTTTGCAGAGGAAGAGGAAGTTCAGGATTTCACGGATGCCTGGGTTTTGAAATCTTTGGTTAAAAAATACTCTGACTTTGTCGCCCATCCAATCAAGATGAAAAACGACAAGGGCGAAGATGAAACTTTGAACTCACAAAAAGCGATCTGGTTGAAGTCCCCTTCGGAAGTGACCAAAGAAGAGCACAAGGAATTCTATCAGCACTTAAGCCATGACTTTAATGAGCCATTGAAAACCATCCACTATCGTGCTGAAGGCACCATGGAATTCAATGCGCTGATGTACATCCCGGGCAAACGCCCTTGGAACTTCAACAACCGCGAAATGGAATACGGTCTTAGCCTTTACATCAAACGCGTGTTCATCATGGCGGATTGCAAAGAATTGCTTCCGCAGTACCTGCGTTTCATTAAAGGTCTGGTGGACAGCTCTGATTTGTCACTGAACGTATCACGCGAAATCCTGCAACAGGACCGCCAGGTAACGGCGATCCGTAAAAACGTCACAACGAAGATTTTGGGCGGCTTGAAGGATCTATTGAACAAAGAGCGCACAGAGTACGAAAACTTCTGGACAGAGTTCGGTTCAACTTTCAAAGAAGGCTTGCCAGTAGATCCTACGAACAAAGACAAAATCCAGGAACTATGCCTATTCCACTCGACAGCTTCTGACAAGATGACGACTTTGGATGAGTACGTGGCGCGCATGAAGCCTGAACAAAAGGACATCTACTTCATCACCGGTGATTCTTTGGGTCAGGTTTCAAACTCTCCTTACCTTGAGAAACTAAAAGAAAAAGGCATGGAAGTGCTTTTGATGGTGGATCCAGTGGACGAGTGGGTTGTAAACGCGATCAGCACATTCAAAGACAAGAAACTTCAGTCCATCACGGCTGAAGGCTTGAATCTGGATACTGAAGAAGAGAAAAAGCAAAAAGAAGAAGAGCTGAAATCAGCGGCTGAAACCTTGAAGCCAGTGATGGAAACAATGAAGAAAACTTTGGAAAACCACGTTAAAGACGTTGTTCTTTCCGAGCGTTTGACCAACACACCAGTGTGCCTGGTTTCTTCAGCCCACGATCCTTCTGCCCACATGCAAAAATTAATGGCGCAAATGGGTCAAGAGTACAATCAGCCGGTGAAACGCGTGATGGAAATCAATGCGAAACATCCGTTGTTCACGAAGATGCTAAAGGCTTCCCCGGACCAACAGGCAAAATGGTCCGAGATCCTGTATGCGCAGGCACTTCTGAACGAAGGATCTTCAATCCCAGATCCAGTGAAGTTCAGCCAACAAGTAGCTGAACTGATGATCTCTGCGGTTCACTAG
- a CDS encoding tryptophan 2,3-dioxygenase family protein codes for MKYPAVHYHDYLGIEKILDAQHPVSVKYGKPAHDELLFIVVHQAYELWFKQILFELDSVLATFQKPKVAEEEMGQATSRLERIVAIQKLIMGQIDVLETMTPLDFLDFRDMLYPASGFQSFQWRLIETKLGLRIGDRLAYNQAPFWKSLTEEQQNKMLGVLDQPSLFDSLEKWLERTPFLQGENFNFWDSYKQAVNKMFSEDIATVKANASIPAEEKAKTIEGLEKSLQSFDALFNEEAFNKLRAEGQFRLSYKAMHAALLIQLYRDQPILQTPFRIIRALLDIDENMTNWRYRHAMMAMRMLGNKIGTGGSSGHQYLAAATAKHKIFSDFFNLTTFFIPRSQIPALPKSISDRMSFHYE; via the coding sequence ATGAAATACCCTGCCGTTCATTATCATGACTATCTTGGAATCGAAAAAATCCTGGATGCACAACATCCTGTCAGCGTGAAGTACGGCAAACCTGCCCACGATGAATTACTATTCATCGTCGTTCATCAGGCTTATGAACTTTGGTTCAAACAAATTCTTTTTGAATTGGATTCCGTTCTTGCGACTTTCCAAAAACCAAAAGTCGCTGAAGAAGAAATGGGTCAGGCAACATCACGTCTGGAAAGAATCGTGGCGATTCAAAAATTGATCATGGGCCAAATCGATGTTCTGGAAACCATGACGCCTCTGGATTTCCTGGATTTCCGCGACATGCTTTACCCGGCTTCCGGTTTTCAAAGCTTCCAATGGCGTTTGATCGAAACCAAGTTGGGTCTGCGTATCGGCGACCGTTTGGCTTACAATCAGGCTCCATTCTGGAAATCCCTGACCGAAGAACAGCAAAATAAAATGCTGGGGGTTCTGGATCAACCTTCACTATTTGATTCCTTGGAAAAATGGCTGGAGCGCACGCCCTTCCTGCAAGGTGAAAACTTCAACTTCTGGGATTCTTACAAACAGGCCGTGAACAAAATGTTCTCTGAGGATATCGCCACAGTGAAGGCCAATGCCAGCATCCCCGCTGAAGAAAAAGCAAAAACCATCGAAGGCCTGGAAAAGTCTCTGCAAAGCTTCGATGCTCTCTTTAACGAGGAAGCCTTCAACAAACTACGCGCGGAAGGACAATTCCGCCTTTCTTACAAGGCCATGCACGCAGCCCTATTGATTCAACTTTACCGTGATCAACCGATTCTTCAGACTCCATTCCGAATCATCCGCGCCCTGTTGGATATCGATGAAAACATGACAAACTGGCGCTACCGCCACGCGATGATGGCGATGCGCATGCTGGGCAATAAGATCGGCACTGGTGGCTCGTCCGGGCACCAATACCTGGCTGCAGCCACGGCCAAACACAAGATTTTCAGCGATTTCTTTAACCTTACGACATTTTTTATCCCAAGAAGTCAGATCCCGGCCTTGCCAAAATCGATTTCGGACCGAATGTCATTTCATTACGAATAA
- a CDS encoding threonine aldolase family protein: MNRGFGSDNHAGVHPRILDSLKEANVEHAPSYGTDEWTEKAAHAFKSHFGDNSQVFFVFNGTAANVTALRAITRPWQSVLCSDVAHINLDECGAPEQMGGFKLQTVPSVDGKISVAALEQQFIRRGDQHFSQAAVLSITQPTELGTVYSLEELRTLILWARERKLYVHIDGARLSNAAVSLKKSFKEITTDLGVDVVSFGGTKNGLMMGEAVIFLNKALAHDFKYVRKQSSQLPSKSRFIACQFSEYFKNDLWKEIAGNSLERAQELYQAIQDIPGVGIRTKPTSNAVFATIPQAWVKPLREKFFFYVWDENTFECRWMTSWDTQSTDIQNFANAIKELSR; the protein is encoded by the coding sequence ATGAATCGCGGTTTTGGCAGCGACAATCATGCGGGAGTTCATCCCCGGATTTTGGATTCCTTAAAGGAAGCCAATGTCGAACACGCGCCCTCTTACGGCACGGATGAGTGGACTGAAAAAGCCGCTCATGCTTTTAAGTCCCACTTCGGTGACAACTCCCAGGTTTTCTTTGTATTTAATGGCACTGCCGCCAACGTAACAGCGTTGCGGGCAATCACCCGTCCTTGGCAAAGTGTGCTTTGTTCTGATGTGGCCCACATCAATCTGGATGAGTGCGGTGCCCCCGAACAGATGGGTGGATTCAAACTGCAAACCGTGCCCTCGGTGGATGGTAAAATCTCTGTCGCCGCCCTTGAACAGCAATTCATCCGTCGTGGAGATCAACACTTCTCCCAGGCTGCGGTATTAAGCATCACTCAACCGACCGAGCTTGGTACTGTTTATTCTTTGGAAGAGTTGCGCACCCTGATCCTGTGGGCCCGCGAGCGCAAACTTTATGTTCATATCGATGGAGCACGCCTCTCCAACGCCGCTGTATCCTTAAAAAAATCCTTCAAGGAAATCACCACCGATCTGGGCGTTGATGTCGTGAGCTTTGGTGGCACCAAAAACGGTTTAATGATGGGCGAAGCTGTTATATTTCTGAACAAAGCCCTGGCGCATGACTTTAAATATGTGCGCAAGCAAAGCTCCCAGCTTCCATCCAAGTCACGTTTTATCGCCTGCCAGTTTAGCGAATACTTTAAGAATGACCTCTGGAAAGAGATTGCCGGTAATTCCCTGGAGCGCGCTCAGGAATTATATCAGGCCATTCAGGATATTCCGGGCGTGGGAATTCGCACCAAGCCCACCAGCAATGCTGTGTTCGCAACCATTCCGCAAGCCTGGGTAAAACCCCTGCGCGAGAAATTTTTCTTTTACGTCTGGGATGAAAACACTTTCGAGTGTCGCTGGATGACTTCCTGGGACACTCAAAGTACAGACATCCAAAATTTTGCCAACGCTATCAAGGAGCTTTCACGATGA
- a CDS encoding formimidoylglutamase produces MSWLHPTDKHLLFTKNDKEDPRLGECVQLLPKGEPSLTSFDFDFALLGYPDDEGIGLNGGRVGAQAAPKEIRTYLYKMTPHLAATRLPKILDLGDLVNREKPLEDRHAKGRELISSLVKMGKHWISYGGGHDYGYCDSTAFAENHKDNAVVINFDAHMDVRPTDKGFNSGTPFHRLLQEFSGHVDFAEVGIQNQCNSQAHIAWAKSKGAEIITLDQINENGLLKSLQTYLKGKEKKKIFLSVDIDAFTSNEAPGCSQSWTTGLFTKDFLESLHWMLKHHDVRGMGIYEVSPPLDSDKRTSKLAALISHNFIFGILNKG; encoded by the coding sequence ATGAGTTGGCTACATCCCACTGACAAGCATCTTCTTTTCACAAAAAATGACAAAGAAGATCCTCGCCTTGGGGAATGCGTACAGCTTCTTCCAAAGGGCGAGCCATCACTGACATCCTTTGATTTTGATTTTGCTCTTTTGGGCTATCCCGACGATGAAGGCATTGGCTTGAACGGCGGCCGCGTTGGCGCGCAAGCCGCACCGAAAGAAATCCGCACTTATCTTTATAAAATGACTCCCCATCTGGCAGCGACTCGTCTGCCGAAAATTCTGGACCTGGGGGATCTGGTGAACCGTGAAAAACCACTGGAAGATCGTCACGCCAAAGGGCGCGAACTGATCAGCTCTTTGGTTAAAATGGGCAAACACTGGATTTCCTACGGTGGTGGTCATGACTACGGTTACTGCGACAGCACGGCTTTTGCGGAAAACCACAAAGACAATGCGGTCGTGATCAACTTTGATGCTCATATGGATGTGCGCCCAACCGACAAGGGTTTCAACTCAGGCACGCCTTTTCACCGCCTGCTTCAGGAGTTTTCCGGTCACGTGGATTTTGCAGAAGTTGGAATTCAAAACCAATGCAACAGCCAGGCTCATATCGCCTGGGCAAAATCCAAAGGTGCTGAGATCATCACCTTGGATCAAATCAATGAAAATGGACTGCTTAAATCTTTGCAGACTTACCTAAAGGGCAAAGAAAAGAAAAAGATTTTCTTAAGCGTCGATATTGATGCTTTTACTTCCAACGAAGCCCCGGGCTGTTCACAGTCCTGGACGACGGGACTTTTCACCAAGGATTTCCTGGAAAGTCTGCACTGGATGCTTAAACACCACGACGTGCGTGGCATGGGAATTTACGAAGTCTCCCCGCCACTGGATTCGGACAAACGCACTAGCAAACTTGCAGCGTTGATTTCCCATAATTTTATCTTTGGAATTTTAAACAAAGGTTAG
- a CDS encoding helix-turn-helix domain-containing protein: MATQENKLAAFLKECRLKSGLSQKEVSTVLGYETAQFVSNWERGVSSPPISSLWKLAGLYKISAQKLFDVVLEEELRLTAINLKTRFKQAKSS, translated from the coding sequence ATGGCTACGCAAGAAAATAAATTGGCAGCGTTTCTTAAAGAATGTCGCTTGAAATCAGGACTTTCTCAAAAGGAAGTTTCCACTGTTCTAGGTTATGAAACTGCACAATTTGTATCTAACTGGGAACGTGGGGTTTCTTCTCCACCTATTTCAAGTTTGTGGAAGTTGGCGGGATTGTACAAAATTTCAGCTCAAAAATTGTTCGATGTGGTCCTTGAAGAGGAACTTCGTTTGACTGCGATCAATTTGAAAACTCGCTTTAAACAAGCTAAGTCTTCTTAA
- a CDS encoding SlyX family protein, which translates to MDESRIVNLEIKISHQDQVIEELHQVMYEQQKTIDKLESLLTGLTKRLQETLGDQDAEIRGHEKPPHY; encoded by the coding sequence GTGGACGAATCGCGCATCGTAAATTTAGAAATCAAAATTTCTCACCAGGATCAGGTGATCGAAGAATTGCATCAGGTTATGTATGAGCAGCAAAAGACCATCGATAAACTCGAGTCGCTGCTAACGGGACTAACGAAACGCCTGCAGGAAACATTGGGCGATCAAGACGCTGAGATTCGCGGCCACGAAAAACCGCCTCACTACTAA
- a CDS encoding chloride channel protein, with amino-acid sequence MDKSAKRFQLHKLIELLQYKESLRVVPFLVASFVAALVSVLYTKIFFAAEEVSLKILHETHWSLSLFATLTTIFLSWYIPYRMAPQAGGSGIPQMLIANELDPSTDSKIIRSFIGIRVILVKIISSIVCVLGGGAVGQEGPTLQIASGIFYRIGEKSTQWIQQASTRSFILAGGASGLAAAFNTPLGGIVYALEELSKDYFNNFKTYVLWSVMATGLLVQTAMGGYLYFGFPSIESINFQSYVYIVTLAALTGILGAVVGKIFFKISQFRKVIKNVRKLVAINIACGLIFWLCIYFWNDHGIGGGKAIITDLLFKDAWATSSDVLIRLVGPIVMSLAGVAGGLFAPTLAIGATFGSLFSEILWPHNHHLLILCGMIGFLTGFMKTPFTAFILIFEMTDRHSSLFPMMLSAAVAAGISHIVSQHSFYELVKEDFFHTKDSQKTP; translated from the coding sequence ATGGATAAATCGGCGAAACGCTTTCAGCTGCACAAACTGATCGAATTACTGCAATACAAGGAATCCCTTCGTGTTGTGCCGTTTTTAGTTGCAAGCTTTGTCGCCGCTCTGGTTTCGGTCCTTTACACCAAAATATTTTTTGCTGCCGAGGAAGTTTCTCTTAAGATCCTACATGAAACGCACTGGAGCCTGTCTCTTTTTGCCACACTGACCACGATCTTTTTAAGCTGGTACATTCCCTACCGCATGGCCCCTCAGGCCGGAGGCAGCGGCATTCCTCAGATGCTGATTGCCAATGAGCTGGATCCGTCCACCGACTCCAAAATCATTCGCTCCTTTATTGGTATCCGGGTGATTCTGGTGAAAATAATTTCGTCCATCGTTTGTGTGCTGGGCGGAGGCGCCGTAGGGCAAGAGGGTCCCACACTGCAAATTGCATCCGGCATCTTCTATCGCATCGGTGAAAAATCCACGCAGTGGATTCAACAGGCCTCAACCAGATCCTTCATCCTGGCCGGTGGTGCCTCTGGCTTGGCCGCTGCTTTTAACACGCCTTTGGGTGGCATCGTTTACGCCCTTGAGGAACTCAGCAAAGATTATTTCAATAACTTTAAAACCTACGTCCTCTGGTCAGTCATGGCTACGGGGTTATTGGTGCAAACAGCCATGGGTGGTTATTTGTACTTTGGCTTCCCCTCCATCGAGTCCATCAACTTTCAAAGTTACGTCTATATTGTGACTTTGGCCGCCTTAACGGGAATCCTTGGCGCTGTCGTTGGAAAAATCTTTTTCAAGATCTCCCAATTCAGGAAGGTCATTAAAAACGTGCGCAAACTTGTGGCCATCAATATCGCCTGTGGTTTGATTTTCTGGTTGTGCATTTACTTCTGGAATGATCACGGCATTGGCGGCGGAAAAGCCATCATCACGGATTTATTGTTTAAGGATGCCTGGGCCACGTCTTCAGATGTCCTGATCCGATTGGTCGGCCCGATCGTCATGTCCCTTGCTGGAGTGGCCGGCGGTCTGTTCGCCCCGACCCTGGCTATTGGCGCCACTTTCGGCTCCCTGTTTTCTGAAATCCTATGGCCACACAATCACCACCTTTTGATTTTGTGCGGAATGATTGGATTTCTTACAGGCTTTATGAAGACCCCGTTTACGGCATTCATCCTTATATTCGAGATGACCGATCGCCACTCCTCACTATTCCCCATGATGTTGAGTGCGGCAGTGGCAGCTGGTATATCCCATATCGTGAGTCAACATTCCTTCTATGAGCTTGTGAAAGAGGACTTCTTTCACACCAAAGACTCACAGAAAACCCCTTAA
- a CDS encoding HD-GYP domain-containing protein, whose protein sequence is MDYVSIRVSTLRGDQKIDFNAYIKINDKMILYLRRGDSFEGDRLKRLKEKQLRKMYILTTEEQLYRGYVDRNLDMAYDNSSGKDLQTRVEVIQGAQQSNAEEVFENPENEVTYNYAKDAAGKYVSFVMSNQQSLASIMSLENTDKNLAHHGVTVSTLAIALAQKLGVTDLKKTQLLTLGALLHDYGHYLTGLNVNQKVSAMNPADKLLWWKHPSEGATQVRDKKHFDQTVINIIAQHEELIDGSGPLGMREKDIDPLAVIVCSANAIDRLITFEGVPKNEAAKKLMLERVGQHPLQHIQHLSDIMKGI, encoded by the coding sequence ATGGATTATGTCTCAATTCGCGTGAGCACCCTGAGAGGGGACCAAAAGATTGATTTCAATGCCTACATCAAAATCAATGACAAAATGATCCTCTACCTACGTCGTGGCGACAGCTTTGAAGGCGACCGACTGAAGCGTTTGAAAGAAAAACAGCTCCGCAAAATGTACATCCTGACCACAGAGGAACAGCTTTACCGTGGTTATGTGGATCGCAATCTTGATATGGCATACGACAACAGTTCCGGTAAAGATCTACAAACCCGCGTGGAAGTCATCCAAGGCGCGCAACAATCCAACGCCGAAGAAGTGTTTGAAAATCCAGAGAACGAAGTCACTTACAACTATGCCAAGGATGCCGCTGGCAAATACGTCAGCTTTGTGATGTCCAACCAACAATCTCTGGCCTCAATCATGAGTCTTGAGAATACGGACAAGAATCTCGCACATCACGGCGTGACGGTCTCCACTCTGGCGATCGCTCTGGCGCAAAAACTGGGTGTGACGGACCTTAAAAAGACTCAACTCCTGACTTTGGGAGCCCTGCTACACGATTACGGTCATTACCTGACTGGATTAAACGTGAATCAAAAAGTCTCTGCGATGAACCCTGCGGATAAACTCCTTTGGTGGAAGCATCCTTCTGAAGGAGCCACACAAGTTCGCGACAAAAAGCACTTTGATCAGACGGTGATCAACATCATTGCCCAACACGAAGAGCTGATCGATGGCTCAGGCCCTCTGGGTATGCGCGAGAAGGACATTGACCCTCTGGCTGTCATCGTCTGCTCCGCCAATGCCATTGATCGCCTGATCACCTTTGAAGGCGTGCCTAAGAATGAAGCTGCCAAAAAACTCATGCTGGAACGAGTGGGCCAACATCCACTGCAACACATTCAGCATCTGAGTGATATTATGAAAGGCATTTGA